The following proteins come from a genomic window of Oncorhynchus masou masou isolate Uvic2021 chromosome 25, UVic_Omas_1.1, whole genome shotgun sequence:
- the LOC135513778 gene encoding transcriptional regulator protein Pur-beta-like — translation MADGDSGSERGGSSGGVGGGSGGFQHYQRDQETQELASKRLDIQNKRFYLDVKQNAKGRFIKIAEVGAGGSKSRLTLSMSVAAEFRDYLGDFIEHYAQLGPSSPEQIAQSSGGDDSGPRRALKSEFLVRENRKYYLDLKENQRGRFLRIRQTLNRGPGFGVGSGGVPGGMQSGQTIALPAQGLIEFRDALAKHIDDYGGDDEELAGGGGAGGYSELPEGTSIMVDSKRFFFDVGSNKYGVFMRVSEVKPSYRNSITIPFKAWGKFGGAFSRYAEEMKEIQERPKDKMFERRPGGGVAGGEESEGDEVDDD, via the coding sequence ATGGCGGACGGGGACAGTGGGAGTGAGCGCGGTGGCAGCAGTGGTGGCGTAGGGGGTGGAAGCGGCGGGTTTCAACACTACCAGCGGGACCAGGAGACCCAGGAGCTGGCCTCAAAGCGACTGGACATCCAGAACAAACGCTTCTACCTGGATGTAAAGCAGAATGCGAAGGGCAGATTCATCAAAATCGCCGAGGTCGGCGCCGGGGGCTCGAAAAGTCGTCTGACCCTTTCCATGTCAGTTGCCGCCGAGTTCCGTGACTACCTGGGGGATTTTATAGAGCACTACGCCCAACTTGGGCCTAGCAGCCCCGAGCAGATCGCTCAGTCATCCGGTGGGGATGACAGTGGGCCTAGGCGGGCCTTGAAGAGTGAGTTCCTGGTTCGAGAAAACCGAAAATACTACCTCGATCTGAAAGAGAACCAGCGGGGGAGGTTCCTCCGCATCAGGCAGACCCTCAACCGAGGCCCCGGGTTCGGAGTAGGAAGTGGCGGAGTCCCTGGTGGAATGCAGTCCGGACAAACCATCGCCCTCCCGGCCCAAGGGTTAATAGAGTTCCGTGACGCCCTAGCCAAACATATAGACGACTACGGAGGAGATGACGAGGAACTCGCCGGTGGCGGAGGAGCAGGGGGCTACAGCGAGCTTCCGGAGGGCACCTCTATCATGGTGGACTCCAAACGGTTCTTCTTCGACGTCGGGTCCAACAAATACGGAGTTTTCATGAGGGTGAGCGAAGTCAAACCCAGCTATAGAAACTCGATCACTATCCCGTTCAAAGCGTGGGGCAAGTTTGGAGGCGCATTCTCCCGTTATGCCGAAGAGATGAAAGAGATACAGGAGAGACCGAAGGATAAAATGTTTGAAAGGAGACCAGGAGGAGGAGTTGCAGGAGGAGAAGAGTCGGAGGGAGACGAGGTGGACGACGATTGA